A region of the Plasmodium sp. gorilla clade G2 genome assembly, chromosome: 9 genome:
TATATGTTCCTATATTGtgcatatatgtatatgtatatatatattcaaaatatatatttataaatatttgtgcGCGGGCGCCCCCCTCCCACGGGGGATATACATCTTCGTGGGCTGGGGGTATATGCGgtggttatatatatatacgtgtggtgatatatatatatgtggtggtatatatatgtgtggtATATGTGTATGTGGATATGTATATGTGGTGGTATATGTGGTATATATTTggttatatgtgtatatgtgggttttttttgtgttttaatatatatgtgaagagaaagaaattatatatatatagaataaagttaaaatattcaaaaaaaaaattcagagagagaaaaaaataatttcacacatttgaaaataaaaatgaaaatttgtttaaataaaaaaaatacacataaaatattcagttaaaaaaaaaaaaaaattgaaaataaaattgacttaaaataaaaaatgagaaattttatgaaagaaaaaaattaagttaaaataaaaaatgagaaaaagaaaaacatttacctatatttatttacatacatacatacccACACAtacctacatatatatatcccaATACCTATATACCTATACCCACAcacctacatatatatattcatatacatatatatccatTTCTTTACAGAAAAAACCCCCGACTACCTCTACGGATATTTTTCGTGTGCTTAATATACCCCAAAATGATGAGGCAATGCCGACAAAAACATCCACTAATAGGTACATACCTTATAGTCGTTATAAAGGaagaacatatatttatatggaaGGAGACGAACCAGACGATTATGTACGTGATATATCTTCTTCTGATGTCACCACTTCTTCGTCCGAAAGTGAGTATGAAGAGATAGATTTATATGTGCCACGTAGTCCTAAATATAAAACTCTAATTGAAGTGGTACTAAAACCAACAAAACAACCAAGTGATACACCAAGTGGTAATATACCTAGTGATATAACAAATAGTGGTACAATACCAAGTCATATACCCATAGATGAGGAGTGGAAGCAATTGAAAGatgattttattttgaacATGTTACAAAATGATATACCTGGAAACACTACAGATactaatatttcatatagtGGTATGCCTCTAGAACAACCTTTTATTACACAAATACAAGATCGAAAATTATATAGTGATGAAAACGATGTTTTTAGTTATAATATTGATTGGAATATACCAAAAAATATCACAACAAATACTCCGACATATGTGTCACCAAATCTATATACTGGTATAGATCTAATTAATGATTCGTTAAATCGTggtaatgatatatatgatgagtTGCTCAAACGAAAAGAAAACGAATTATTTGGGACAAAACATacgaaaaaaacaaattccAATATTTTTGCAAAACCAATAAGTGGTGATCCGATACTTAACCAATTggatttatatgataaatggTTAGATAGACATAGATCTAACCAGTGGAAAAACAAACCGGATATGTTAAACCAGTGGAATATCCAACGTGATAACGACAATACTACGGACCATACACACGACTTGTTGAATACCAACCTTTCTATAGAAATAAGTAGTGATATCAATGCTACATCTAAAATGGATATGAGTGGTACTAATACATATACCTATTTGGATGATATGGATTCGTTCGAAAATAGTAGTGATGAAAatttatgatgataaaaattgtttatatattctttggatatatatgtgaccgaagatatataaatcctaattttaataaaataattaatccgtataatatatatatatatatatatattaaatttgttTGTGTgttttaaacaaaaatatttattaaaattcattttaaaaaaaaaaaaaaatatatatatataatggtttttaattcattaaataaattgatttgaacattatttttttttttttttaaatgtatagtaacatataataatttacaaatattatatatatatatatatatatatatatatatatatttatttatttattattttgttttgtgcctatttattcattatttatagtgatagttatttattattttatttcatttttattttacaaaattattttttccctAATACATAAAACaatttataatttgtatCGTATAattcaattatatatatataaaaattattttttcatccaAATAGTTAATAATGTTTtctttatttcatatatttctaaataatattaatgacaaatattattacataaaaattgTACATTTTTCTAATGATTAATAATGTGATAAATATCATTTGagtttattttaaaatgtaataattctttataatttttattttcaatacatttttataaattatatagcatttttttaatttattaaatgttaAAATGACAATTATaacgaaaaaaatatatacataattctttcttttgtttatagaataaaatatttacaaaaacataaaatttaTGTATGACATGAAACaaatacaataataattgtattggaaatttttatataaatctggccacataaaattatatatatataattattagttTATTACATTTATGGATGTTTAATTCAATTTATTAACAGATTtacaagaaaatattatgaatataataattaatatatatatatataatataataaataaatgaaataaataaaaacaaaggaaaatagaaaaaaaaaatgatgaatattttttttattccctTTGTAATtatcattctttttttttttttttttttttttttctataatatttataatattctttttcataaatatGGTATATATTACCTAATTGTTTTTATCCTTATTTCCTTATATGTACATTATGTTATATACaaaatcatatatttaaaataatttttacataattcatttatttaccATCCAActatataacattttcatataataaatgttttaattatttttttacctattattatagaaaacatttattttaataattttcacattaataattatgtataatatttttcattttgtatgacattcataatattgaataatatataataaaaaaaaaaaaaaaacatacaaaTATGTTTTTACGTTTCCGTATAATAATCCTAATAACCAAcgaattatttaaaagaacaTTTTGGagtaattaaataatatgaaataaattaattatatttatttctattttttcttcaaataaaagtctaaaatattatatgcatacaaaaatatatatattacgtACATAAAACTTTATAGAAACCATACTAACCATTATGaaaaatacaattatattcattaaaaatatattacacaaCACTTACATCTCGtatgtaaaaaaaaggaaaaaacatataatgtTTTCTCACTtcaaataaatgtaatatattaggttgcttatatatatataatttaatatgttataaaCGTTCAGATTATTTTAcgtattgttattttttaatattcatGTAAAATATCGTGAACCTCTTCAAAGATTTGTTCTGATATTTTTCCCaattcttttaattctttttccaCAAGGTATATTAAACCAtcataataagaataattatcGTAATCATGAGCAactttttattctttaatatctgcccattttttcatcatttatataattatttcataTGTTATGCTATATTTACTCTGTTTTGCTTATATGTAGTCCTTTTATCTCTTAATTCATCCTCAGAAGATCCTCTAACTCTATTTCTAAATTTAGATTATTTAAATTCCAGTAAACATTTTAACATATTTACTAaaactttaattttttctttttttctttaaaatattacaacATTAGTTATTTCTAACtccttattataatatatttttttcttagcAACAATTTTCCATTTAAATGTTTTACTCAAAATTGGTGTTAGCTAATATTTCGTAAAGGATATTTAAGCTTTTAGCATATTCTGGAGAGGAGCTAATTTCTACTTCATAATTTATTCGTTGTGAGATAATACGTGGTGATAGAATTGTAAGTGTTTACGATATTCTGGATCAGCAGCATATGCTTTTAATAATTGTGCTTCTGGATCAGCGTTACCGTGTGCATTATTTTCAGGGTTGTGAGTTAATACATTATAAAAGAATCTTAAGTTTTTACGATATTGGGGATCAGCAGCATAAGCTTTTAATATTTGTCCTTCTGGATCAACACTACCTTCAACTTCATCATTTGGGTCAGTGTTACTTAATACATGATGAAGCCAACTTAAGTGTTTACGATATTCTGGATCAGCAGCATATGCTTTTAATAATTGTGCTTCTGGATCAGCGTTACCGTGTGCATTATTTTCAGGGTTGTGAGTTAATACGTTATAAAAGAATCGTAAGTGTTTACGATATTGGGGATCAGCTGCATAAGCTTTTAATACTTGTCCTTCTGGATCAACGCTACCTTCAACGTCATCATTTGGATCGGTGTTACTTAATAATTGAGCATAGAATTGTAAGTTTTTAACATATTCTGGATCAGCAGCATATGCTTTTAATACTTGTGCTTCTGGATCAACACTACCTTCAACTTCATCATTTGGATCGGTGTTACTTAATAATTGAGCATAGAATTGTAAGTTTTTAACATATTCTGGATCAGCAGCATATGCTTTTAATACTTGTCCTTCTGGATCGGCACTAGTTGTGCTTGCTTGGTTAGTATTTCTTAATGAAGTCTTTTGGTTCTTGGTTTTAGCATGAGCACATGCAGCTAAAACTCTGCTTTCTCTAGCACTGTTATCTACAGCTTGTTGGTATTTGTTTCCACATAAGTAAACattctaaaaataaataatatataaaaaaaaaatatatttatatatatattaatgtatgTATCTATGTATTTCTTATAAAGTACTTAAATtctataataaacaaaaaacaaaaaaaaaatacaattatatattttatttatatgggCATACCAATATAGctacatatattattccaATAACTAATATAAGGTTCTTGGAACGGAAGGTACATAAGGaacttttcttttcattttttctttcaacaTCCCTTAAGGCATATTTTGAGCAATTTTTCGAATTGAAATTTTTACAATTCGAAACTCCGGAAGATTTAAAATTAGCTGTATTAGAAAGACGCATTTTTAGGTagacaaaataattatatatatattatttttaagttAGATGtttctaaaaaaaatttgaaatacaaatgttatatatatttatacatatagttttttttaattttaatttttttttaaaaatgtatattaaaaaaaaaaaaaaatatatttatttttttttttttttcttttattattttatattttatatttatttttttacctAATTAATTGCATATCAGCGTCTTCATAAAAGATAGATATactatatatctttttttgaaTGATACAAATTATCATTTCGTTCAATGAATATATGGATATAAAagcatatttatttatattagaacaagataaaattaatacatatattacatatacgaccataaattataataataattaattatttcattcaaatattcattattttgcatctaaaaattaataaatgcatttaaatatttcttatgatatatatttttgtatttttttttttttgtatctcctttttttcttatgagttattataaaataggACATACGGAATACattgtttttaaatattcaatgttaaaaaaaaatattaaatataaataaatataatatatatatatatatatatatatatataattgatataatattcatataatggTGAAATTTAAATCAAACcacataaaatattcataaaatattatatttatataaagatattatatacatgtatttttttttttaattttttttatttttttttattttattttatttttttcaacatGGATCAattgatatttttttcataaaaatatattgtaattttttttttttttattatttcaaaaaaaaaaaataaaaaaataaaataaagaagaatattACACAAATTCAGTATTgaaatacatttataatacgttaaattctatatatttttaacataaacatataatttattttatgattataatttacaaaattaattatatatttaaatgcaaacatattaaataatatattcccTGTGTAACTATTTTaatgaaataatttaaaatatcattCTGTTCTTGTTAtactttattaaataatataatacgttatatatattacaacggtattttttttttttagtattttttttattgaaaaaattttatatataatatgttttagTTAAaccataattttttcttatttttttatatgtattattatttaatatgtaaataaataaaaaataaaatataaaaataaatatgcgagtaatcaaaaaaaaaaaaaaaaaaaaaaaatataaaataaaataaaataaataaataaataaataaataagaaattcAAAGGGATTATATTACGAtgtataacaaatatatataatatgatattataaaataataattataatataagtgtttattgttaaaatatattgtgggaaaaaaaaagacgacatatatataagattataaaaatatttattagtaCACATCATTctactttttttttggaataacttattttgttcaatcattttataaataaatattatttctaaTGATGactgtgttttttttttttttttttttttttttttttatgtacatTAATGTTTCATTCCATTTCATAACATTTTCAATaacaaggaaaaaaaaaaaaataattcacaTTGGTTCCATTGGTTTTTAACACATCTCTAAGTCACTTAacaatattttattcattttatatataaatttattttagtCATTTCGAttttctataaaaatataattttagagatctttatatcttatattttttgatttcttttaattaattataaatatgaaagatatatctatatataaatatacatatacatttcCAAATTAACAATTTATTTATCTTtactaaaaaatattacaaaacacatattatatatatataaattattattttaaaatggagaaatgaaatatttgtagtaaaaatatttaatataagaaattttttaaattcttatttttcatgtataataaaatataatattacatttcTAAAAGTAtatccttttatttttaaaattttaactattaattttatataataatataacaaaaaaataaaataaaataaaaatagtaaaagaaaaacataaataaaataggGAAAATTATGTTAAATTAAACATTTTTTCATACTTTAGAAATATAcattatgtaataatatggGCAATAAATAACAGATCTTTCAATATTACAAATAGCTATAtggatattattaaatttataatttttcattatatatatgagtgttatatttgataataattttgtattataCTTCATAGggtcaaaatatatttttatttattatacaaatacctttatatatggaaaattaaatattaataagtaACACCTATGgctaatttaatttttcattcaaTTTCACACAGTTTATTTCTTCTGTTTAATGATATTGCaataaaaacatacatatcaatgaaaatataaataaaaatataacttctgtataattaaaataaaaacaaatataaagaagaaaaaattatccaaataaaaaaagtgttaagagaaaaaaacatttaagaaaaaatatataaaaacaaatatttttattaacaaataattttacaaaaaacaaattttaaaacaaatgaaGGAAACCAAATCAAAacaaatcatatatatatatatatatattaaataaaaacacaaatcctaaatcataatataaaatcctaagattactatatatacaaatcacatatgtatatatattcttagtGAAATCGTGCGACCATTAATTCGTCGTCGGGTTCATCGAAATCTTTTTCATCATCGTCACTATCTGTCGAACCTGtttcttctattttttcAACATCAATATAGGTACTAGTGGGTGACTTTGTTACTTTCGTTGTTTCATCAGCAGAAGTAAATAATTGTGTTTCTTCCACCTCTTCTACCACAGGACAATAATCACATCTTTCGTTCAAAAATTGTTCCTTTCTGCCACAATCATCAAAAAAAGCAAAATCGTCTACATAGGTAGCCATTTTGTTCTTGAACCCATGTTCCATATCGTATCGTCGTAAATTATTCATGGTCTCCTCGTTAGTGTCGTGCAAATAATTCATGATTTTATCTTTGGGCGACAATCTTGAAGCAATAACTTCACCTAAATACCCATATTTCTTCATACTTAAGTACGCTTCACgttgatattttattaaaagatcACTAGTAAATTCTTTAAGTTTGGTTCTGgcataatttataaaatatttattgaatACTCCATAATATCTATCCAAGAAACGGAAATTGCtcgtaatataaaaattaatattttcaaaatatgcatataattGTGAAActtgaaaaaacaaaaatgcgTACATGAACCCGTTCGTCAATTCCATGAAAAAATTTCTATTAAAACTATGAACTGACGGTTTGCGTTCGTACGTTTTTTCACTAAAATGTTGTGTTTGTTCTTTTATTGCAGGACCAAACCCTCCAGGAAACGATTTGCCCGCATCCAGGTATAAATTcgtgaaaaaataaaaaaagaaatatgggGGATGTGTATTCTCCCAATTACCGAACAATTTATAGTAATCTTTAGAGTCACCAGTTATATTACCTTTCAATctcaaataaagaaaatatgagGTAATAGGTAAAAATTTTCTTCCAATAAACTGACCCACTTTTTTAGACGAGTAGAAATTAGCACTTGCTACGGCCTGATATTCACATAACAgacttaaatttttataatttaacatCTCGTACATTTTGGATGCAAGCATGAAATAGTTGGAGAAAACGAACGTTTTCCCATATTTTAATTGTGTGATAGGTTTTTTCGCATATGGTGGCAACAAACTGTTGGTCATACTGTCCATAATACTTCCGTTATAGACATAAGCAAATGTAAGAAATGCGGACGTACTTGTTGCTACCTGGATATTTTCACTTAATCCATAGGCTTTGTCCAGATGATCCGCATGGTTGCTTAACATTGTGGAAAACAACATTTGAAATGCTGCAAACATCGTTTTTGCATAATATCGGGATGCCATAGAATTATGGATTTCCAGTTCGCGTTCTTCTTTGTTTAATTTCGAATAATTATTTGCAACATTCATGAAAAAAACATTATTCACActctataaaaaaatatatatgtgtatatatgtgtgtgtatgTGTGTATTTCTGGATGGGtatatctattttttatgtgtatttataatcatttatatataaatatatataaatatttacatataaatatacaaacatatatatatatatatatatatatacatatatatacatacatatatatttttttttaccattTTGTCGTTTCTTCTTTGTGTCCTGTACGTTTCTTCTATTCGTCTAAATAGTAAATAAACCGTTTGTAGGAAAGATGTATCGGAAAATATATCTgtgttaaaattatatatggaaaACAATTCGTCCACCACTTCTTtcaatatttctttatttactTTAAATCCATATATGATaccatatttataaaaattgacAGAATTTCCCATAATGCTGTGTAATGTATGATAGACTCGGtcttttacttttttatatgttggGGTGGCAGTCATATATTTTctcatattaaatatatctgCAAAAAATAACACGTCGTCAAAATGTGTTTTGTACAAATCCATGGAGTCGCGCATTAACATTAATTTgttattgatattataaatattatgatatttatataaatttttcacATGTCTCTGTTCAAAATACATATCATATGCGCACTCGATCAACGATTTCAAAACTTTGTTCCACTGGTTCATTTTTGGAGGTTCAAATTTTTGTGATAAAACTTTATCGTGCAAatcttttcttatatatggATTGTgataatttgaaaaataaaaccCTGCGGGCGAACTAATCATCCAATCTTTAAATTTATGTTCGAGAATTAACGATAAAGGGTAGGATCGTGGTAATCCTAGAGGCGGTTCATTCAGTTGATGGAAAAAATCTAGTTGTAAAAACGAGTTGACATGGACCAAAAATGTAAGagcttttttcattttttctaatgTTCCAACTTTCATTAATTTCTCCAGTtctaagaaaaaatatatatatatgtatatataagtgggtatatatatagtgaTTACAAATagatgtttatttttttttttttaccatcGACTAAATTGTTTGGAATACGTTTCCTCACATATaaagtataatatttttttataggaGAAGGGAACCAATAATTCGTCACGACCGTTCGGTTGAACGAAtcttcatcttttatatttaaatacattGCTTCAGCGACATTTTTGTACGCAATAtctataaattaatatatatatatgcacatatatgtatgtatatatatataattatatgtatatatgtttattaccCTTAAAACTGGTTAGtcgaaataaaaatagaaatgtGTACCAATTAATATCATGTGATAAGAAATTACTGTAATCCTGATAAATATCTAACGTTCTCATTAGTGATGATACTTTTTGTATTTTGAGCCCTTTAGTTAAATATACGTAAAATTTCTGTAGCATCGAAAGAACTTCATCAAATTTCactaaacaaaatatatatataaatatgtatgtatttatgtatatatgtccacttgtttattttttttttaattactgTTAGAATATAAGAAGGCTCCTTTACATACATCGCATTTGGATACATCGTTAAGGAAATTACTATCTTTTGATAATGTGTTTGGTTGGTGTAAATGACATTTCTCAATAcctatcaatatatatatgtatatatatgcatatgtatatatatttatatttatatttatatgtatatatatatattttttatttacattttaataaGTTTTCAAAAAGTTTGGAAAACTCTTTTTCTTCGGTGAACGACATTTCGACagctaaaaaaaaataataaaatatatgatgacatatatattatatacacgtatacacatatatacatatatatatatatatatatacttactGTTGTAATATCCTGGTAAATAAAGTGATGTGACGTAGGCTCTCGTATCataatctaaaaaaaaaaaaaaaaaacatatatacatataaatatatacacacacatatatacatatacatgtatatatatatttattttttattacttagAAGCCCTGTTAAGTTTAATAAATGGACATATAAGGTTTTTTTTGTTCCATAGGAACTGTAACGTTtcatgaaataataataatttaaatatatattatatgcacTTATTTCGCGATTAGGTTCTTCTTGTTCAGGAAAAGTATTTTCTTCGTTtgcttcttttttaaattggttcgtatgatatataatacattctTTCGGATCATTACAcataaatgaaaagaaataatcttttatatatttatgttccATCATCCCATGTAAATCAAAATCAGTATCTTGAGTAgttttaattatttctaattgatatttattaaaataatgtattaGATATTCCAATATATTACATTCCATAGATGTGTGCGATCGATCAATTTTCAAGTAcgtttttcttctttttttttcggAATAGTAAACAGATTCATTATCGCACATCATGTCAAGAACCTTAAATCTGTCAGACATGGAGAACTCTAATATTTTTTGCCaactaaaaaattttatacttTTTGCTTGGAAAtaattgttataatttttaagtgCTAGTTTCAAAACAATAAAATGTCCCAGAgctgtaaaaaaaaaatatatatacatatatatgtatataaatgtaaatatatgtggatatatatatatatatatatatatatatttatttatatttatgtatatatatatacctattAGATGAGGACCCAAATGGTTAATTAACCCTAATCCATATTGATTTGTTATATCATCTAATGCTtccataaattttatattggAATTGGTCGTAAAAAAGAAATCATTCGAATCCATTACATCTACTTTATTGTCCTCTAGTAGAAGTGTTTCAcctttattttctatattttggTTTTCTTTAATTGTTCTTACATGTGTTaacaaattattaaaaaatgttgCGTGATCCCCTACAGGACTAGTTGTTTTCTCTTCAacattttttgatataaatacattatttaattcttcgAGCGCAGTTTTCaaatcattattttgtttgtACGAATCTAATGGTATAAGcattaattttattgtttttaatGTTCttacaataaatattttttttttaattatatctgAAATATCAGAATTGTAAATTTCTATTAATTGTTTTTTCATAAGATGTTCATATTTTACAATATCCTCAAAAGTCGATTGGATCGTAGGTACGATATAAGATTCATCGTTCGTATCgcttacattttttttttgaaatttcGATATATC
Encoded here:
- a CDS encoding cytoadherence linked asexual protein 3.1, putative, with the translated sequence MVSFSKIFFFSLIFILYLNEKAICSINENENDNETVTSSHNVQYNDNIDQLKSMIGNDELHKNLTILEKLILESLEKDKLKYPLLKQGTEELIDISKFQKKNVSDTNDESYIVPTIQSTFEDIVKYEHLMKKQLIEIYNSDISDIIKKKIFIVRTLKTIKLMLIPLDSYKQNNDLKTALEELNNVFISKNVEEKTTSPVGDHATFFNNLLTHVRTIKENQNIENKGETLLLEDNKVDVMDSNDFFFTTNSNIKFMEALDDITNQYGLGLINHLGPHLIALGHFIVLKLALKNYNNYFQAKSIKFFSWQKILEFSMSDRFKVLDMMCDNESVYYSEKKRRKTYLKIDRSHTSMECNILEYLIHYFNKYQLEIIKTTQDTDFDLHGMMEHKYIKDYFFSFMCNDPKECIIYHTNQFKKEANEENTFPEQEEPNREISAYNIYLNYYYFMKRYSSYGTKKTLYVHLLNLTGLLNYDTRAYVTSLYLPGYYNTVEMSFTEEKEFSKLFENLLKCIEKCHLHQPNTLSKDSNFLNDVSKCDVCKGAFLYSNMKFDEVLSMLQKFYVYLTKGLKIQKVSSLMRTLDIYQDYSNFLSHDINWYTFLFLFRLTSFKDIAYKNVAEAMYLNIKDEDSFNRTVVTNYWFPSPIKKYYTLYVRKRIPNNLVDELEKLMKVGTLEKMKKALTFLVHVNSFLQLDFFHQLNEPPLGLPRSYPLSLILEHKFKDWMISSPAGFYFSNYHNPYIRKDLHDKVLSQKFEPPKMNQWNKVLKSLIECAYDMYFEQRHVKNLYKYHNIYNINNKLMLMRDSMDLYKTHFDDVLFFADIFNMRKYMTATPTYKKVKDRVYHTLHSIMGNSVNFYKYGIIYGFKVNKEILKEVVDELFSIYNFNTDIFSDTSFLQTVYLLFRRIEETYRTQRRNDKMSVNNVFFMNVANNYSKLNKEERELEIHNSMASRYYAKTMFAAFQMLFSTMLSNHADHLDKAYGLSENIQVATSTSAFLTFAYVYNGSIMDSMTNSLLPPYAKKPITQLKYGKTFVFSNYFMLASKMYEMLNYKNLSLLCEYQAVASANFYSSKKVGQFIGRKFLPITSYFLYLRLKGNITGDSKDYYKLFGNWENTHPPYFFFYFFTNLYLDAGKSFPGGFGPAIKEQTQHFSEKTYERKPSVHSFNRNFFMELTNGYYGVFNKYFINYARTKLKEFTSDLLIKYQREAYLSMKKYGYLGEVIASRLSPKDKIMNYLHDTNEETMNNLRRYDMEHGFKNKMATYVDDFAFFDDCGRKEQFLNERCDYCPVVEEVEETQLFTSADETTKVTKSPTSTYIDVEKIEETGSTDSDDDEKDFDEPDDELMVARFH
- a CDS encoding glycophorin binding protein, putative, with amino-acid sequence MRLSNTANFKSSGVSNCKNFNSKNCSKYALRDVERKNEKKSSLCTFRSKNLILVIGIIYVAILNVYLCGNKYQQAVDNSARESRVLAACAHAKTKNQKTSLRNTNQASTTSADPEGQVLKAYAADPEYVKNLQFYAQLLSNTDPNDEVEGSVDPEAQVLKAYAADPEYVKNLQFYAQLLSNTDPNDDVEGSVDPEGQVLKAYAADPQYRKHLRFFYNVLTHNPENNAHGNADPEAQLLKAYAADPEYRKHLSWLHHVLSNTDPNDEVEGSVDPEGQILKAYAADPQYRKNLRFFYNVLTHNPENNAHGNADPEAQLLKAYAADPEYRKHLQFYHHVLSHNE